Within Chloroflexota bacterium, the genomic segment GTTGTGCCGGCTGGGATACCACGATCAGTTTCCTTTTCTCATGCTCCTGGGGGCAAAATGACCGGCGTTTCTGGTTTGCCGAAGTCAGGGACGTGCTTGAGGAAAACCGGAATGCTGGCCAGGAAACCCAAAGCCACCAGGTGCTCCGGCTGGCTCAATAAGAGGAGGGTTGGGCCGAGCACGAGGATCGCCAGCCCCATCGAGCGAGGGCGATGGCGCAGGGCAAGGTACAAGACCAGCCAGGCCAGAAATACCACAGGGATCACAAGCGGCTGTAAGAGCAGGAACAATCCGAACAGCAGTGAAAGTCCTATACCCCCGTAGAAGCCGATGAATGGCGACCAGTTGTGTCCAACGACGGCGGCTACACCGGCAATAGGGATTACCCACAGGTCGCCGGGGACAAGTAACCGACAGAAGGTGAGAGCAACCACACCCTTGCTCGCGTCCACTGCCGCGGTCAGAACCCCTAACGCCAGGCCGCCCATTCTACTTACGTTCAGGCCACCTGTGTGACCACTGCCCTTGAAACGCGGATCTGGCCGACCTGAGATTCGTGTGAGGACTACTCCCGTGGGAAACGCACCTATCAGGTAGCCGACG encodes:
- a CDS encoding glycerol-3-phosphate acyltransferase gives rise to the protein MVPPLSYVLAAFVGYLIGAFPTGVVLTRISGRPDPRFKGSGHTGGLNVSRMGGLALGVLTAAVDASKGVVALTFCRLLVPGDLWVIPIAGVAAVVGHNWSPFIGFYGGIGLSLLFGLFLLLQPLVIPVVFLAWLVLYLALRHRPRSMGLAILVLGPTLLLLSQPEHLVALGFLASIPVFLKHVPDFGKPETPVILPPGA